Proteins encoded within one genomic window of Amycolatopsis sp. 2-15:
- a CDS encoding DUF3017 domain-containing protein: MTADRPRTKRSWTVHVPFGLVILLLLAAALRILQYHWREGAVLVGAALFVGGLLRLLLPEDRVGLLAIRGKIVDVVTYAALCAAVLYIAFTITGGPFDTTS; encoded by the coding sequence ATGACCGCCGACCGGCCCCGCACGAAACGGTCGTGGACCGTCCACGTGCCGTTCGGGCTGGTCATCCTGCTGCTGCTCGCCGCGGCGCTGCGGATCCTGCAGTACCACTGGCGCGAGGGCGCGGTGCTGGTCGGCGCCGCCCTGTTCGTGGGTGGGCTGCTGCGGCTGCTGCTGCCGGAGGACCGCGTCGGCCTGCTGGCGATCCGCGGCAAGATCGTGGACGTCGTCACGTACGCGGCGCTGTGCGCTGCCGTGTTGTACATCGCCTTCACCATCACGGGCGGTCCGTTCGACACCACGTCCTGA
- a CDS encoding MFS transporter, whose protein sequence is MSSVSTTGSSRNAVLAFGAFGVGTSGYIVAGLLPSLVSELHVSATAAAQLVTSFAIAYAIGSPLFAAVTGRWERRTLLVAALVVTGLGNLFAAVAPGYTTLLLARVVTAVGAAVFTPAASAVAAELTTPERRGRAVAMVFGGLTVALIFGVPLGSLVSQQWDYEAAFLLVGVLSLAGAVAVRLVLPRVAPPPAVRLAERFAVARDKRVVALLVTTVLACLGAFMVYTLSSPLLAATAGLTGGTVTVLLFCYGIGGALGNYLGGRAADRWGARVPVLLVLGAMTVVLALLPFTSVTVAGAGVTFFVWGTITWAINPPMQHRLIELSPGHAGLALSLNASAIYLGVGLSGIVGGAVLTSAGPTVLPEIAAVLSAVAIAVMVFFWETRRTRRVAAREEVAVG, encoded by the coding sequence ATGTCCAGCGTCTCCACCACCGGGAGCTCGCGGAACGCCGTGCTGGCGTTCGGGGCCTTCGGGGTCGGCACCAGCGGCTACATCGTCGCCGGGCTGCTGCCGTCGCTCGTTTCGGAGCTGCACGTGTCGGCCACCGCCGCCGCGCAGCTCGTCACGTCGTTCGCCATCGCGTACGCGATCGGCTCGCCGCTGTTCGCCGCCGTCACCGGGCGCTGGGAGCGCCGGACGCTCCTGGTGGCCGCGCTGGTCGTCACCGGCCTCGGCAACCTGTTCGCCGCCGTCGCGCCCGGCTACACAACGCTGCTTCTTGCGCGGGTTGTCACGGCCGTCGGCGCCGCCGTCTTCACCCCGGCCGCCAGTGCCGTGGCCGCGGAGCTGACCACGCCGGAACGCCGCGGCCGCGCCGTCGCGATGGTGTTCGGCGGGCTCACAGTCGCGTTGATCTTCGGGGTGCCGCTCGGCAGCCTGGTCTCCCAGCAGTGGGACTACGAGGCCGCGTTCCTGCTCGTCGGCGTGCTGTCGCTGGCCGGCGCGGTCGCCGTGCGGCTCGTGCTGCCGCGGGTCGCGCCGCCGCCCGCGGTGCGGCTGGCCGAGCGCTTCGCGGTGGCGCGCGACAAGCGCGTGGTCGCGCTGCTCGTCACCACGGTGCTCGCGTGCCTCGGCGCGTTCATGGTCTACACGCTCTCGTCGCCGCTGCTCGCCGCGACGGCCGGCCTCACCGGCGGCACCGTCACGGTGCTGTTGTTCTGCTACGGCATCGGCGGCGCCCTGGGCAACTACCTCGGCGGCCGCGCCGCCGACCGGTGGGGCGCGCGCGTGCCGGTGCTCCTGGTGCTGGGCGCGATGACCGTCGTGCTGGCGCTGCTGCCGTTCACGTCGGTGACCGTGGCCGGCGCGGGCGTGACGTTCTTCGTGTGGGGCACGATCACGTGGGCGATCAACCCGCCGATGCAGCACCGGCTCATCGAGCTGTCGCCCGGGCACGCCGGACTGGCCCTCTCGCTCAACGCGTCGGCGATCTACCTCGGCGTCGGGCTCTCCGGCATCGTCGGCGGCGCGGTGCTGACGTCCGCCGGGCCGACGGTGCTGCCGGAGATCGCCGCGGTGCTGAGCGCCGTCGCGATCGCGGTGATGGTGTTCTTCTGGGAGACTCGCCGCACTCGTCGCGTGGCGGCCCGGGAAGAAGTGGCCGTCGGCTAG
- a CDS encoding MFS transporter yields MPVALLALAIGAFGIGTTEFVMMGVLPQAAGDFHIDIPTAGYFISAYALGVVIGAPLLTAVAVRLPRKTMLLAMMGLFTLGNGLFALSPNQGFGIAFRFLAGLPHGAFFGAGAVVASSLVKPGDRAKAVSMMFMGLTLANVVGVPLGTLLGQQVGWRATFGVVAVIGLFAAAAIAKLVPHQGRPAEASLRGELDAFRRPQVWLALAIVTFGLGGVFACMSYIAPMLTDVAGYSPADVTLLLSLAGVGMTVGNYLGGRLADRALMPSLYAAMLSLAVVLGIFTLTAQSKVGAAITIFFVGVAGFMIGPMMQTRIMQKAGGTPSLVSAAVQSAFNIANSIGAYLGGLVIAGGLGLVAPNWVGATLAVLGLSIAAVSGSLDRRDARAAEQRELALAS; encoded by the coding sequence GTGCCCGTCGCGTTGCTCGCGCTCGCCATCGGTGCCTTCGGCATCGGGACCACCGAGTTCGTGATGATGGGTGTGCTGCCCCAGGCCGCCGGGGACTTCCACATCGACATCCCCACCGCCGGCTACTTCATCTCCGCCTACGCGCTCGGCGTCGTGATCGGCGCCCCGCTGCTGACCGCGGTGGCCGTGCGGCTGCCGCGCAAGACCATGCTGCTCGCGATGATGGGCCTGTTCACCCTCGGCAACGGCCTGTTCGCGCTGTCGCCGAACCAGGGTTTCGGCATCGCGTTCCGCTTCCTGGCCGGCCTGCCGCACGGTGCGTTCTTCGGCGCCGGCGCGGTGGTCGCGTCGAGCCTGGTGAAGCCGGGCGACCGCGCGAAGGCCGTGTCGATGATGTTCATGGGACTCACGCTGGCGAACGTGGTCGGCGTGCCGCTCGGGACGTTGCTGGGCCAGCAGGTGGGCTGGCGGGCGACGTTCGGGGTGGTCGCGGTGATCGGCCTGTTCGCCGCCGCCGCGATCGCCAAGCTGGTGCCGCACCAGGGGCGCCCGGCCGAGGCTTCGCTGCGTGGCGAGCTGGACGCGTTCCGGCGGCCGCAGGTGTGGCTGGCACTGGCGATCGTGACGTTCGGGCTCGGCGGGGTGTTCGCGTGCATGTCGTACATCGCGCCGATGCTCACCGATGTCGCCGGGTACTCGCCCGCGGACGTGACGCTGCTGCTGTCGCTGGCGGGGGTCGGCATGACCGTCGGCAACTACCTCGGCGGCCGGCTCGCGGACCGCGCGCTGATGCCTTCGCTGTACGCGGCGATGCTGTCGCTGGCCGTGGTGCTGGGGATCTTCACGCTGACGGCGCAGTCGAAGGTCGGCGCGGCGATCACGATCTTCTTCGTCGGTGTCGCGGGTTTCATGATCGGCCCGATGATGCAGACGCGGATCATGCAGAAGGCCGGCGGCACTCCGTCGCTGGTGTCGGCGGCCGTGCAGTCGGCGTTCAACATCGCGAACTCGATCGGCGCGTACCTCGGCGGGCTGGTGATCGCCGGTGGTCTGGGCCTGGTGGCGCCGAACTGGGTCGGCGCGACGCTGGCCGTGCTCGGCCTGTCGATCGCCGCCGTCTCCGGCTCGCTCGACCGCCGCGACGCCCGCGCGGCCGAGCAACGGGAGCTCGCTCTGGCTTCGTGA
- a CDS encoding ArsR/SmtB family transcription factor, with amino-acid sequence MAATTHLTPLVHPERDEMTVEAVLRALADPVRLAIVRQLARSEAEVSCGGLEVPVTKSTLTHHLGILRAAGVLAGRQEGTTRYNSLRRNDLDELFPGLLDGVLAARR; translated from the coding sequence ATGGCCGCCACCACGCACCTGACTCCGCTCGTCCACCCCGAGCGCGACGAGATGACCGTCGAGGCAGTGCTGCGCGCGCTCGCCGACCCGGTGCGCCTGGCGATCGTGCGCCAGCTCGCCCGGTCCGAGGCCGAGGTCTCGTGCGGCGGACTCGAGGTGCCGGTGACCAAGTCCACACTCACGCACCACCTCGGCATCCTGCGCGCCGCGGGCGTGCTCGCCGGCCGCCAGGAAGGCACCACGCGGTACAACTCCTTGCGTCGCAACGATCTTGACGAGTTGTTCCCGGGTCTCCTCGACGGAGTGCTCGCCGCGCGCCGCTGA